In Diaphorobacter ruginosibacter, the genomic stretch GCGTTTCAGCCTGAGGAGGCAGCACGCGCTTGGTGGGGGCAACGGCCTCGTCATCCTCATCACGGTCAAGCTGGCCGGAGACGATGTCGGCAAACTGATAGCCCTCTTCGTCGCCTGCAGCACGCTGCGCATTGCGCGGACCCGGACGGTTCTCGCCGCGGCGCTGGGCGCCCTGTGCGTCGCCACCCTTTTCACGCATCCCGCCGCCTTCGCGTCGCGGCTGGCGATCACGCTTGCGCTGCGAGCCGTCCCCACGCTGGTTTTCGGATACGTCGGCTGCGGGGCTGGCCGCTTCGGCCGACGGTTCCGCCGTTTTCTCGGCGTGATCGGGCGCCTCAGTGGCGGTCACGGCCACGGCATCGGACACGGCCTGCACCGTGGCATCCGCATCCGCCGCTGCCTTGGGCTTGGCGGTGCGAGGGCGACGCGGCTTCTTCGCAGGCACGGCACCATCCGTCTCTGCGGCCGTCACGGGCAGTTCGGCATTCGGCTGTTCGCCGGTATTCTTGGTTGATTCTGTCATGTGTGTTTTTCCGCGTCGTCATCGTCCTCGGAGGCGGGGGGCTCGCCGGATGCATCATCATCCGACGCGCCGGCCTCCTCAACCGATTCCTGTGCTGCAACGCTTTCGCCTTCCTGCGGCGTTTGACCTTCCAGCGTTTGGCTTTCTTCGTGTTCTATAGGTTCTGACCGTTCGGCCCAAGCCTCGACAGGCATGTCGGGCAAGGCCTCTTCTTCCATATCCGTGGCAACCGCTTCTTGCGGCTGCTCCAATTCCTGCAGTGTCTCCGTGGCTTCACCGTCTCCGGTGACTTCTGTTTCCTCGAGCGCCGTCACCGCCACGTCATCGGCATCCCTATCCGCCTCCAGCGCCAGCTCCTGCGATGCACCGAAGAGGTCGTCGCCCGCGACGACGGCAACATCGGGCTGTGCCTCGGGCGCGCCCTCCAGCAGATCGCCCTGAGCCTCGTCGCCTGACACAGCCTCAGCGCCGAGAGCATCCAGCATCGCGGACTGTGCAGCGGGGCTCTCGAGCACCGGCAACTGATCCAGCGACTGCAGCCCCAGGTCGTCCAGGAACTGCCGCGTCGTTGCGAACAGCGATGGCCGCCCGACCGTTTCGCGGTGGCCGATCACCTCCACCCAGCCACGATCCTCGAGCTGCTTGATGATCAGGCTGTTGACCGTGACACCCCGGATGTCCTCGATATCGCCGCGCGTGACCGGCTGCCGATAGGCAATGATGGCCAGCGTCTCCAGCGTGGCACGCGTGTAGCGCGGCGGCTTTTCCGGATGCAGGCGATCAAGGTACTCCCGCATTTCCGGGCGGCTCTGAAAACGCCAGCCGGAAGCCACGGGCACCAGTTCCACGCCACGCTGCGCCCAGTCGAGCTGCAGGTCCGCCAGCAGGTTCTTGATCGTGTCGGCACCCAGCGCATCATCGAACAGCACCCGCAATTCCCGTACGGTCACCGGCTGTTGCGCGCAGATCAATGCGGTTTCAAGGACCCGTTTGGCATCCAGCGTATTCATGGTTCCGCAGTTCCGGAAAAAGATGGCTGACCCAGCGGACAGCGACTCGAAAGAGGAGAACACCAGCGGTGTTGAAACCGCATCAGGCACTATGCCTGAACCCGGCAGCGACCGGGCATCAACGGCATTGTCGGGTCAACAAGCCCCTCTGCACGATACCCGGCGACACGTGGCGGCTTCTTGCAGCCAGCGCGCCCGATCCTCCGCCACATCGATGGCATCACACATGCCTGCCGATGCCGGCCACCGGGGCCCGCGAGGAATCATGCAGAAGTTCCCTGGGCCGCATTGTAGCGCAGGCCCCAGAAATCAAGTGCGGCGCGCATGTCCGCCGGCAGCTCCGAATGGAACACCAGCGCCTCACCCGTCACGGGGTGTGCAAAAGACAGACGGAACGCGTGCAAAGCCTGCCGGGCGATGGCATCGATGCCCGCCCCGCCATAGAGCGCGTCGGCCAGCAAGGGGTGATTGATCGAGGCCATGTGCACGCGAATCTGGTGCGTGCGCCCGGTGTGCAGCGTGCAGCGCACGAGACAGCCGTCAGGGCCGTTTTCCAGCAGATCGATATCGGTCTGCGCCGTCTTGCCGGGATGGCGGTCCAGATCGACCACGGCCATGCGCAGGCGGTTGCGCGGGTCGCGCCCGATCGGGGCATTCACGTGCCGCGTGCCCATGCCCACCCATGGCCGCAAGCCAATGGCCAGGTACTGGCGACTCACCTCGCGCGCGGCGATCATGCGCACCAGCGCATCCATCGCGAGCCGGGAGCGCGCCACCACCATCAGGCCGCTGGTGTCCTTGTCGAGGCGGTGCACGATGCCCGCGCGCGGCAGCGCCTTCGCCTGCTCGTCGCGGCCCAGCAGCGCATTGAGCAACGTGCCGCTCCAGTTGCCCGCGGCCGGGTGAACCACCAGGCCCGCCGGCTTGTTCACCACCAGCAGGTGCTCGTCCTCGTAGACCACGTCGATCGGCAGGTCCTCGGCCTTGAACGCCTGGCTCTGCTGCGTGGGACGCATCTCGATGCGCAGACTGTCTCCGGCCGAGACCTTGGCCGAGGGCTTCACGACTTCGCGGCCATTGATCGCCACCGCTCCCGCGGCCTGCAGTTGCTGCAGATAGTTGCGCGAGAACTCGGGGACGAGATCCGACAGCACCTTGTCGACACGGATCAGGTGCTGGCCGGTGGAGACGATGAAATCGCGTATCTCCAGCTCGGCCGGCGCGTCGCTTTCCGCGCCTTCGACGTCTTCGTCGGCTTCGGCTGAGGCGTGGGCACCGGGAGATGCGGGCAGCCCGGGTTTTTCATCCGGTCCGATGCCGGCGCCTGCACCCGGTTGCGCTGCAACCGGGCTTTTCTTCTTCTGATGAGCCAATGTGGATCAGTTCCGATCGATCAGCGGGAAGGCAGATAGCGCGAGGGATCCACCGGCTTGCCCTGGCGACGAATCTCGAAATGCAGCTTCACGCGATCGGTATCGGTGCTGCCCATCTCGGCGATCTTCTGGCCCTTACGCACGTTCTGGTCTTCCTTGACCAGCAGCGTCTGGTTGTGCGCATAGGCCGTGAGGAAGGTGTTGTTGTGCTTGAGGATGATCAGGTTGCCGTAGCCGCGCAGGCCCGCCCCTGCATAGACCACACGGCCGTCAGCCGCCGCGAGGACCGGATCGCCCGCCTTGCCGCCGATGTCATAGCCCTTGTTGCGAGCCTCGTCGAAACCCGCCAGCAGCGAGCCGCTCGCCGGCCACATGAAGTTCAGGTCGTCACCACCTGCCGCCGCCGGAGCCGGAGTGGGCGCGGGAGCCGGTGCAGGCGCGGGCGTCGCCGCGGGGGTCGATGCGGCTGGCGTGCCGGATGCGGCCGTCTTGGGCGCGCTCGCGCCCGATGCCGGAGTGGCAGGCGTCACGGGGCGGGTCGCCACCGTTTCCGTGGATCCGGACGCAGTCGGGGGCACGACGCGCAGCACCTGGCCCACCTCGATCACATTGGCGTTCTCGAGATTGCTCCAGCGCGCAATATCCTTCCAGCTCTGGCCGTACTCGAGGCCGATGCGGATCAGCGTATCACCGGGCTTGACGGTGTAATAACCAGGCTTGCCCATGTTCTCGTAGCCGGGAAGCGTCTTGGGATCGATGGCGGGAGTTCCCGTCGTCTGCCCTGAGCTCTGGCTGGTTCCTGCTGAGGTTCCACGATCTTCCACGGGAGCCCTGTTCACGGACGTGCTGCCGCAACCCACCAAGAAGACGGTGGCGGACGCAACACAAGCCCAAGCTACAAGACTACGCGACATATTCATAACAACATTCCTTCACGCAACCCCCGATTTTAGAGGGACGAAATTGACAGCCTCAAGAACGGTCTGCTTGAGACCCGTCGTGGTCTTGTCCACGACAAGAAGTATCTGCTTGCCATCGGGGCCTGCCATGGGCGCCACCAGGCGGCCTCCAAGGGCCAACTGGTCGCACCATTGCTGGGGCAGGCCTTCTCCGCCGGCAGCGGAAATAATGGCCGCATAGGGAGCGCCCTTGGGATATCCCAGCATGCCATCACCCAGGATCAGGTGGACATTGGAGATTCTCAGCGGGCGCAAGTTCTCGCGGGCCTTTTCGTGCAACGCGCGAAGCCGCTCGATGGTGTACACCTCCTTGGCGATCCGGCCCAGAACTGCGGCCTGATAGCCGCAGCCGGTCCCGATCTCGAGAATCCTGCCAAGGCCCTCGGTCTTGACCAGGGGCGCACCCAGCAGCAACTCCGCCATGCGCGCCACGATACTGGGTTTTGAGATAGTCTGCCCCAAACCGATGGGCAAACTTGTATCTTCATAGGCCTGATTGACGAGCGCACTGTCAACAAATCTGTGCCGCTCGATATCGCCCATGGCGGCAAGCACCGCGGCGTTCGAGATCCCCGAATCGGCAAGGCGGCGAACCATGCGCCCGCGCACCGCCGCCGAATCCAGCCCCACACCCGATGGTGCCGGCGCGATGCGCGGCAGCGGCGATCCCGCCGCCTTGGGTGTCGCGGGCCTGGCAGCTCCGGCAGGCAAGGCAGGAGAGGCCGCAGAAGGCAGGCGGGCCGGGAAACCCGGGCGACGCTGGTTCATGCAGCCTCCCGGGGAGCATCGGGCGATGCGGAGGCGAGCGACTGCCCCCAATACCCGATGCGCTCGTGATCGGTCAGGTCCACCTTCAGCGGCGTCATCGAGACATGTCCATGCGCGGTGGCATGGAAGTCAGTGCCCTCGGCCTCGTCGAGCGCCGGGCCGGCGCTGCCGATCCAGTACATGGTCTCGCCGCGCGGGCTCTGCTGCTCGATCACGCGTTCAGCTGCATGTCGGCGCCCCAGCCGGCAGACGCGCATCGGCTTGAGTGCCTCGAGCGGCATGTTGGGAATGTTCACGTTCAGCAGCCAGGGAACACCTCCCAGGTGCTTGGCGGCCTCGAGTTGCAGCACGAACTCCCGCGCCTTGGCGGCCGCCGCGTCGATCTCGCCCCAGCCCTTGTCGACCTGCGAGAACGCAATCGCGGGAATGCCGAACAGATAGCCCTCCATCGCCGCACCGACGGTACCTGAATAGATGGTGTCGTCACCCATGTTTGCACCATTGTTGATGCCGGCCACGACCAGGTCGGGCTTGTAGCCCAGCAACCCGGTCAGCGCGATATGGACGCAGTCGGCGGGAGTACCGTTGACATAGCGGAACCCATTGGCCGCCTTGTGCACGTACAGCGGCGAGTGCAGTGTCAGCGCGTTGGACTTGGCGCTGTTGTTGTGTTCAGGAGCGACGACCTCCACATCGGCAATGGTCTTGAGCGCTTCGTAAAGGGCCACGATGCCCGGCGCCTGGTAGCCGTCGTCGTTGGAAATGAGAATCTTCATGGTCTCAGATGCACTGAATTCAGGATTGTAGGTTGCGCGAGCTGCAGGTTCTTGATTGTGCAGCGATAAAAGAACAGGGCAGAGCTGCTGCCGCTCGCAAGGCCCGACATTCCGCCTGACGTTCCGCCCGGCAACGAAAGCCCTTGTGTTTCCTCATGGAATTCCAGCGATGCCCGGCATCGGACCCCGTTGGAACCGGTCGGCAGCGCGGAAAATGAGTCAAGCGGAACCCCGCCTTCTGCGGCATGATCCATGCGCATTGTGACCGACTCCGCCATGCCGAAACATCCGACCATGCCTCCCGTCCTGCCCGATCGCCGTCGATGGCTGCTGCACGCGGCCCAACTCGCCGCCATGGGCGCGGCTCCGCGATGGGCATGGTCCCAGGCGACACGCCTGAAGCACGACCCCTTCATGCTCGGCGTCGCCAGCGGCGACCCGCTGCCCGATGGCATGGTCATCTGGACACGGCTGATGCCGCAGCCCGGCACCCAAGCCGAGCCCACCTCCTGGCTGGCGACACAGACGGTGCGCTGGGAAGTGGCCGAGGACGAGGGCTTCCGCCGCATCCGCGCCAGCGGCACCGCCAGCGCCGACCCCGCCTTCGCGCACAGCGTGCATGTGGAAGTGCGGGGGCTGCAACCGGGGCGCTGGTACTTCTATCGCTTCATGCATGGGGATGCCGCCAGCACCGTGGGCAGGACGCGGACGGCGCCCGCACCGCACGAGATGCCGCGAAACCTGCGCGTGGTGTATGCCTCGTGCCAGCGCTGGGAACATGGCTTCTACTCCGCATGGCGGAAGGTCTGCGACGACCAGCCCGATCTGGTGTTGTTCCTGGGAGACTACATCTACGAGTACGCTTCTCCTGCCGCCCTCAAGGGCCTGGCGCGCGTGCACGATCTTCCATTGCCCCAGTCCCTCCCGGACTACCGCGCGCGCTACGCGCTGCACAAGAGCGACCCCGCATTGCAGGCAGCCCATGCCATTGCCCCCTGGGCAGTGACCTGGGACGACCATGAGGTCCAGAACGACTACGCGGACGGCCAGGGCCGCGACGGCATGACGGCAGACTTCCTGCTCATGCGCACCGCCGCCTGGCAGGCCTTCTACGAGCACATGCCGCTGCGTGCATCGAGCCTTCGCGAGGATGGCTTCCACAGCCTGCAATTGTTCCGGCGCATCCAATGGGGGCAACTCGCGCGCCTGCACATGCTGGATGCACGCCAGTATCGTGACCGGCAGGCCTGCCGCAAGCCCCATAGTTCAGGCGCCGGTGCCGTCCATCCCGGGCAGTGCCCCGAACTGCTCGATCCGGCCCGCAGCTTTCTCGGCCACGAACAGGAAGGCTGGCTGGCCCAGGGCTTCGCGGAGGACGCGCGGCGGCGCACCACGCGCTGGAGCATCGTCGCCCAGCAGACGCTGTTTTCTCCGCGCCACTATCCCAGCGGGGTGCAGTCCACGGACAGCTGGGACGGCTACCCTGCCTCGCGCGACCGGGTGATCAAGTCCCTGGAGCGCACCCCTCCGCGCAACACCGTGTTCCTTGGTGGAGATATCCATCAGAACTATGTCTGCAACATCGAGGCCCTGAATGCGCGCGCCATGGAGAACAGGCCCTCCCGCGTCATCGCCAGCGAGTTCTGCGGCACCTCCATCTCCTCGCGCTCCGGCACCACCCAGGACAAGGTGGACGCCATACAGCGAACCAATCCGCATGTGCTGTTTGCACGATGCGACGAGCGCGGCTATGGCCTCTGCGACATCACCCCCACGCAGTGGAAGACCACGCTGCGCGCCGTGCGCGACCCGCTCGACCCGCAAAGCGACGTGTATGAGCTGGCTCAGTTCGTGGTGGAGGACGGCCGGCCCGGGGTGCAGCAGGCCTGAGTGCTATTAGCGACCCGAACGCCCATAAACGCCCATCTGTCCTTGCGGCGCAAGCCTGGTCGCGCCATGGCCTTCGGGTAAAGGGAGCGTGCATCATCGACAATAATCACCTCTCCTGACACCGGGCGCTTCGCCCGCCCGATGTCGAATCCCATGGTGCCCGCTCTCCCGGTGCCGCGTTCGCTGCGCCACCGAGGCATGCCGCATAGCTCCTTCGAGGAGCGGCATGCCCCTCCGTGCCTGCCGCAGGAGGTGCGAAAGGGCGGAAGAGCTGCCATGAAAGCAGCAGGTGCGCCATCGGGATTCAAGTTACTGAATTTGAAGGCAATGAGTACACCATCCGAAAAAATCCAACCTGTTGCCGAGATCGACTACAGCGCGCACACGCCCATGATGGCCCAATATCTGGCGCTAAAGGCAGAGCACCCTGACACGCTGCTGTTCTATCGCATGGGTGACTTCTACGAGGTGTTCTACGGCGACGCGGAGAAGTCGGCACGGCTTCTGGACATCACGCTCACCCAGCGCGGGCAGTCCGCCGGCCAGCCCGTCACGATGGCCGGCGTGCCTTTTCACGCACTTGAAAACTACCTGGGCCGCCTGATCAAGATGGGCGAATCGGTCGCCATCGCCGAGCAGGTGGGCGAGGTGGGCGCGAGCAAGGGACCCGTCGAGCGCAAGGTGGTGCGCGTGGTCACGCCCGGCACGCTCACCGACAGCGAGCTGCTGTCCGACAAGAACGAATCGCTGCTGCTGTCGCTGCACCAGGGGCCGCGCGCCAAGGCCGGGCTGGCCTGGTTCAGTGTCACGCAGGGGCTGGTGCACCTGGCCGAGTGCTCGCATGACGAGGTTGCTCAGTGGATAGCACGCATTGCGCCGAGCGAGGTGATCTACAGCGCGGGCGTCACCGAGCGCTTCGAGCAGCAACTGCTTCAGTTGCGCCAGTCCGGCCTCCTCACCTGCCCGCTGAGCCTGCGGCCCGACTGGCAGTTCGACGGTGCGCTGGGCGAGCGCAAGCTGCTCGAACACCTGGGCGCCGCCACGCTGCAGGCCTGGAATGCGGAAGGACTGGCGCAGGCGCATGCCGCGGCCGCCGCTCTGCTGACCTATGCCGAGCATACCCAGGGCCGTGCGCTCACGCATGTGCATGGCGTGCGCGTGCAGCGCAACGACCAGCTGATCAACCTGCCTGTCGCCACGCGCCGCAACCTCGAGCTCACCAAGACGCTGCGCGGCGAGGATTCCCCCACGCTGTTCTCGCTGCTCGATGCCTGCATGACGGGCATGGGCAGCCGCACGCTCAAGACCTGGCTGCTGGAGCCCGAGCGTGACCGGAGTGCCGCGCGCGAACGCCACGCGGCCATCGGCATTCTGCGTGGCTCCGGGGCCGGCAACGGGCCCTGGCAGATGCTGCGCGACGAACTGCGCGGCGTGGCCGATGTCGAGCGGATCACCGCACGCATCGCATTGCGCCAGGTGCGCCCGCGGGAACTGGTCGCCCTCGGCAGGACGCTGGAGAAATCCGCGCTGCTCGCACAGTTTCCAAAAGCGCCCGATCCGCTGCTGGCACGGCTGTTCGAACATCTGGCTCCGCCATTGGATTGCATGCAGCTGCTGAAGTCCTCCATCATGGAGGAGCCTGCCGCGCTGGTGCGCGACGGGGGCGTGATCGCAAGCGGCTTCGACGCCGAGCTCGACGAGCTGCGAGGCATCCAGAACAACTGCGACGACTTCCTTCTGCAACTCGAGACGCAGGAGAAGGAACGCACCAGCATCCCCAATCTGCGTGTTCAGTTCAACAAGGTCCATGGCTTCTACATCGAGGTCACCACCAGCTATCTCGACCGCGTTCCGGAGAACTATCGTCGCCGCCAGACGCTGAAGAATGCAGAGCGCTTCATCACACCCGAGCTCAAGGCCTTCGAGGACAAGGCCCTGTCGGCACAGGAGCGCGGCCTGGCGCGCGAGAAGTTCCTGTACGAGCAGATACTGGATCAGTTGCAGGCACATGTGCCGGCGCTCACCCAGCTCGCGCAGGCGCTGTCCGCCCTCGATGTGCTGTGCGCGCTGGCCGAGCGCTCCCTCACGCTGAACTGGTGCGCGCCGCAGTTCGTTCCCGAGCCCTGCATCGAGATCGAGGCAGGACGCCATCCGGTGGTCGAGGCGCGTCTCGCCGAGACGTCCTCGGGCGCGTTCATCCCCAACAACACGCGCCTGAACGCCAACACGCGCATGCAGATCATCACCGGCCCCAACATGGGCGGTAAGTCGACGTACATGCGACAGGTGGCGTTGATCGTGCTGCTCGCCAGCATGGGGTCGTATGTGCCCGCGGCGTCGTGCCGCCTCGGCCCGATCGATGCAATCCACACCCGCATCGGTGCCGCGGACGACCTGGCGAATGCGCAGTCCACCTTCATGCTGGAGATGACCGAGGCCGCGCAGATCCTGCACAGCGCGACGCCGCACTCGCTCGTGCTCATGGACGAGATCGGGCGCGGCACCAGCACCTTCGACGGGCTGGCGCTCGCGAGCGGCATCGCCACGCATCTGCACGACCGGACCAAGGCCTTCTCGCTGTTTGCAACGCACTATTTCGAGCTGACCGAACTGTCTGCGCGCCACCAGCATGCGATGAACGTGCATGTGGGAGCCACCGAGTCCGGCAACGACATCGTGTTCCTGCACGAGATCCAGCCCGGCCCCGCCAGCCGCAGCTATGGCATCCAGGTGGCCAAGCTCGCAGGCGTGCCGGCCGCCGTCATCAATCACGCGCGCCACGCCCTTGAGACTCTGGAGGCCCGAGCGGGGGAGGACGACGTGCAGGTCGATCTGTTCGCACCGCCGCCCGAGCCACCGCTCACCCAGGTCAGCCATGTCGAACAGGCGCTCGCGGGCATCAACCCTGACGCAATGAGCCCGCGCGAGGCGCTTGACGCGCTCTACCAGCTCAAGAAGCTGCTGGGCTGACGAACCTCCGGGCGGAAAAACCGCTCGACGGGCGCACGCTGCATTCCGCGCGGCGCAGGTGCATCTGGCACCACGAAAACGGCAACTCGTCGCTTCCCGCTCGCGTGCGGGAGGAGACGGGCCGAACATCCGGTCATCGCGAACTCACTCGCATCCGACTGGAGAACCAGCCCATGACACCGCTCATCGCCACGCACGCGCTGCTGGCAACCTGCGCACTGATCACCGGCGCGATCGCCCTGTGGGCACGCCGCATGGCGGCCGTGCGCCCCGCACTGCACCGCGCGGCGGGATATGCCTTCACCCTCAGCCTTCTCGGAGCCGCCCTCACGGCCTGCTTCCTGCGCGACGAGACCATCCTGAACTGGCATGGCCTCACCCTGGTCCACCTGTTGATACCGCTTGCGGTACTGGGGCTCGCCGGTGCCTTCATCCACCTGAAGCGCAGGAATTTCGCGGCCCACCGGCGCACCATGCAGCGCGTCTACCTCGGCGCCTGCGTGCTGGCCGGGCTCTTCACGCTCGTGCCCAATCGCCTGATCGGCCATTGGCTCTGGAGCACCCTGGGCCTGATATGAAACTTCTGTCTTTCCAAACCTCCAAGACATGACCAAGCCGCATCCCCTGACCTCCGCTACCATGCTGGCCATGCGCTCCGATCCTTCCCCGCTCCTGCCCATGCTGGCGCGCCATGGTGCGGCGACGCTGCTGGTCTGCGCTCTGATCACTGTGGTACTGACTGCGGCGGGTGTCGGCACCTGGGATGTGAACCTGGTCTATTCCATCTCCATCGGCATGCTGAGCTGGATGAGCATCGAGTTCGGTCGCTTTCGCTTCTCCGTTGGAAGCGGCATTCCCTGGCCCCAGGGCTGGCGCGGCATGGCCGTGGTCGTGGCCGGCATGCTGATCGGCTTCAGCCTGGGCACGCTCATCGGCCAGAGCTACCAGGGCCACATGCGGCCCGAAGCCAGGCCGGGGCCTTTCAACGCCTGGCTGCTGCCGATGCTGATCACCGTGATCACCAGCGCGCTGATGTCCTTTGTCTTCTACCTTCTCGGCAAGTCCCGGCACCTGCAGTTGCAGACCGCTCAGGCCGAGAGGCAGGCCGCCCAGGCACGCCTCGCACTGCTGCAGACCCAGCTCGAGCCGCACATGCTGTTCAATACCCTGGCCAACCTGCGCGCGCTGATCGACGTCGACCCGGCCAGGGCCCAGAGCATGCTCGACCACCTGATCGACTACCTGCGCATGACGCTCACCGGTGCGCAGAAGACAGAGCATCCGCTGCGCGACGAATTCGCACGGCTAGGCGACTATCTGGCGCTCATGCAGATCCGCATGGGACGGCGCCTGAACTGCACGCTCGACCTGCCGGATTCTCTCGCCCATGTCGGAGTGCCGCCGTTGCTGCTGCAGCCCCTGGTGGAGAACAGCATCCGCCACGGCATCGAGCCCCAGCCGGGCGGAGGCAGCATCCATGTCAGCGCTCGGAGCATTCTTCTTGACGGCGACAGGTTTGCGGAAATCACCGTTGCGGACTCCAGCCTCGGGTTGGAGCCTGCAAGGCAACCCGCCCCCGGCCGCGAGGATGGCACCCACATGGGCCTGTCGCTCGTACGTGAACGGCTGGCCACGCGCTTCGGCAACACCGCCCGTTTCGAGCTGGCCTCGGCCCCGGACCAGCATGGCACCATCGCACGCGTTGTCTTTCCACTGGAGGCCTCGGCGTGAATGACCTCCTGGCGCCACCCCTTGCGCTGATTGCGGAAGACGAACCCCTGCTCGCGCAACACCTCGGGCAGATGCTGCGGAAGGCGTGGCCTGAACTGACCCTGTGCGACGTGGCGGAAGACGGCATCCAGGCAGTCCAGAGCGCCCTCGCCCGGCGGCCCGACATCCTCTTCTTCGACATCCGCATGCCCGGCCAGACAGGGCTGGAGGCAGCCGCCGAACTGGTCGATGCATGGCCCGAAGATACGCCGTTTCCCGCGCTGGTCTTCGTCACCGCATACGATCAGTACGCGATCGAGGCCTTCGAGGCCCAGGCCATGGACTACCTGCTCAAGCCGGTGACCGCCGCGCGCCTGCTGCACACCGTGAACCGCCTTCGGCAATGGTGGACACAGCGCCAGGCGCGCGATGCAGGAGCGGCACTGCAGCTCGCATTGCGCCAATTGCAGCAGCTTCAGCCGCTCATGCGAACGCCGCTGGCATCCGGTTCGCCCGCAGGGCCCACCTCGCCTGCTCCCCAGCCGTTGCAGTGGGTGCAGGCCAGCGTGGGCAACACGATTCACATGGTGGCGGTGAACGACATCGTCTACCTCGAAGCGGCCGACAAGTACGTGCGCGTGCTCACCGCCACACAGGAGTTCCTGATCCGCACGCCGTTGAAGGAACTGCTCGTGCAGCTTGACCCCGTGCAGTTCTGGCAGGTGCATCGCGGCACGGTGGTGCGGGCTGCCGGCATCGCCAGCGCGCGTCGCGACGAGACCGGCCGGCTCACGGTCGCCCTGCGCGAACGCCCCGAAACGCTGGCGGTAAGCCGCCTCTACGCGCAGCAGTTCAAGTCAATGTGAAGGCATCGTCCCAATCGACGTGCTGCATGGCGTCCCAGTGCGCGACGATCACGCAGCGGCCAGCCGAGCCATGGCGCTCGCGCTGGTCTTGTGCCGTGAATTCGTTGAGCGTGTCTTCCACGTAGCGCACGGAGCCCTTGTCGAGCGCCGCGAAGGGCTCGTCGATCAGCGTCAGTGCCGCCCCGCTCGCCCAGGCGGTCGCCATCCAGAGCTTGCGCAGCGAACCCGAGGACAATGCGAGCAGCGGCTTGTGCAGATGCTCGTCCAGCTCGAAGCCCCGCACATGGCGCTCGAAATCCTTCTCGCTCCAGTTCGCATGCTGCAGGGCACGCCGGGCCACCCATTCGCGGCACGTGCTTTGCTGCTGCGCCTCGCTCAGGCTGGCGCGCGGATGCTGCCAGAACACATCGGCAGCGCGGCTGTGGACCTTGCCCGCACGCGGTGGAATGTCGCCCGCCAGGGTACACAGGAGCGCCGTCTTGCCGACACCCTCGTCGCCCTGCACCAGATGCAGCCCTGCGGCCCAGGCGTGCGCCGGGCACGACAGTTCCGGACCGGCGGCAAAGCCGAAGTGCAGGCCGTCAATGGAGACGA encodes the following:
- the mutS gene encoding DNA mismatch repair protein MutS, whose amino-acid sequence is MSTPSEKIQPVAEIDYSAHTPMMAQYLALKAEHPDTLLFYRMGDFYEVFYGDAEKSARLLDITLTQRGQSAGQPVTMAGVPFHALENYLGRLIKMGESVAIAEQVGEVGASKGPVERKVVRVVTPGTLTDSELLSDKNESLLLSLHQGPRAKAGLAWFSVTQGLVHLAECSHDEVAQWIARIAPSEVIYSAGVTERFEQQLLQLRQSGLLTCPLSLRPDWQFDGALGERKLLEHLGAATLQAWNAEGLAQAHAAAAALLTYAEHTQGRALTHVHGVRVQRNDQLINLPVATRRNLELTKTLRGEDSPTLFSLLDACMTGMGSRTLKTWLLEPERDRSAARERHAAIGILRGSGAGNGPWQMLRDELRGVADVERITARIALRQVRPRELVALGRTLEKSALLAQFPKAPDPLLARLFEHLAPPLDCMQLLKSSIMEEPAALVRDGGVIASGFDAELDELRGIQNNCDDFLLQLETQEKERTSIPNLRVQFNKVHGFYIEVTTSYLDRVPENYRRRQTLKNAERFITPELKAFEDKALSAQERGLAREKFLYEQILDQLQAHVPALTQLAQALSALDVLCALAERSLTLNWCAPQFVPEPCIEIEAGRHPVVEARLAETSSGAFIPNNTRLNANTRMQIITGPNMGGKSTYMRQVALIVLLASMGSYVPAASCRLGPIDAIHTRIGAADDLANAQSTFMLEMTEAAQILHSATPHSLVLMDEIGRGTSTFDGLALASGIATHLHDRTKAFSLFATHYFELTELSARHQHAMNVHVGATESGNDIVFLHEIQPGPASRSYGIQVAKLAGVPAAVINHARHALETLEARAGEDDVQVDLFAPPPEPPLTQVSHVEQALAGINPDAMSPREALDALYQLKKLLG
- a CDS encoding LytR/AlgR family response regulator transcription factor, coding for MNDLLAPPLALIAEDEPLLAQHLGQMLRKAWPELTLCDVAEDGIQAVQSALARRPDILFFDIRMPGQTGLEAAAELVDAWPEDTPFPALVFVTAYDQYAIEAFEAQAMDYLLKPVTAARLLHTVNRLRQWWTQRQARDAGAALQLALRQLQQLQPLMRTPLASGSPAGPTSPAPQPLQWVQASVGNTIHMVAVNDIVYLEAADKYVRVLTATQEFLIRTPLKELLVQLDPVQFWQVHRGTVVRAAGIASARRDETGRLTVALRERPETLAVSRLYAQQFKSM
- a CDS encoding sensor histidine kinase — translated: MTKPHPLTSATMLAMRSDPSPLLPMLARHGAATLLVCALITVVLTAAGVGTWDVNLVYSISIGMLSWMSIEFGRFRFSVGSGIPWPQGWRGMAVVVAGMLIGFSLGTLIGQSYQGHMRPEARPGPFNAWLLPMLITVITSALMSFVFYLLGKSRHLQLQTAQAERQAAQARLALLQTQLEPHMLFNTLANLRALIDVDPARAQSMLDHLIDYLRMTLTGAQKTEHPLRDEFARLGDYLALMQIRMGRRLNCTLDLPDSLAHVGVPPLLLQPLVENSIRHGIEPQPGGGSIHVSARSILLDGDRFAEITVADSSLGLEPARQPAPGREDGTHMGLSLVRERLATRFGNTARFELASAPDQHGTIARVVFPLEASA
- a CDS encoding DUF2306 domain-containing protein — translated: MTPLIATHALLATCALITGAIALWARRMAAVRPALHRAAGYAFTLSLLGAALTACFLRDETILNWHGLTLVHLLIPLAVLGLAGAFIHLKRRNFAAHRRTMQRVYLGACVLAGLFTLVPNRLIGHWLWSTLGLI
- a CDS encoding ABC transporter ATP-binding protein; its protein translation is MPSHATQPVVSIDGLHFGFAAGPELSCPAHAWAAGLHLVQGDEGVGKTALLCTLAGDIPPRAGKVHSRAADVFWQHPRASLSEAQQQSTCREWVARRALQHANWSEKDFERHVRGFELDEHLHKPLLALSSGSLRKLWMATAWASGAALTLIDEPFAALDKGSVRYVEDTLNEFTAQDQRERHGSAGRCVIVAHWDAMQHVDWDDAFTLT